CACTGCGGTGCCGACCACCAATCGCATCGGATCGTCACGCACCAACCGGAGGATGAACTTCACGAGCGGATCGAAGAGTCCGACGTCGATCATGATGCCGAAGAAGATGATCGCGAAGAACAACAGCGCTGCGGTGGGGGCAAGCGATTTGATGCCGTCCGTGATCATGTCGCCGATCCCGAGTCCCGCCCCGGCCAGCAACCCGAAGGCTACGGGGACCAGGGTCAGCCCCACCACCGGTGTTGCACGTTTGGTGAGGATGAGAAACATGAACACCGCAACCATGAGGAAGCCGAGTGTGACGAGCATGGTGAACTCCTTTGCGTACGGAACGAGGAGATAGAGGCACGACAAATCGAGCCGGTGTCTTCGCGAATCGGGAACTTCGAGGGATACTTCTAATTGAGGCTTTGTGCGTCCAAAGTCGCAGCGACAAAACGTGATTGATCGCGCAGGAACTCGGAGAACTCGGGCTCGGTGAGAACTGCACTGTTCCAGCCGTTTCGGCGGGAGAGCTCGTTCCATCGCGGACTGGACGTCAAGTCCGTCACCAGTGTCTGCAGACGCAGTCGCTGATCGTCGGTCAGCCCTGGCGGCGCCATGAGTCCTCGCCAGTTCGTGAAGATGACGTCGACGCCCAGTTCAGCCAGGGTGGGTGCGTCCACCGCCGGCGAGCGCTGCGGTGAACTGACCGCAAGCACCCGAACCGTGCCTGCCGCAATCTGATCCAGGTATTCACCGAGACCGGTTGCCGCGACATCGACCTGCCCCGTCAGCAGTGCCGGAAGCAGTTCACCGCCGCCGTCGTAGGTGCGCGCCGGGGACAGCGATGGATCGACGCCGACGGCCCGCGCCAGGAGGAGTCGGAACAGCCCGTCCGGTCCACCTTCGCTCGAACCTCCGCCGATCGAGATCGACGACGGGTCCTGGGTCCACGCCGATGTCAGGCCCGCCAGGGTCGTGATCGGCGAATCTGCCGGAACCAGAACAGCTTCCGGCTCGTCCATCAACCGCGCAATCGGGGTCGCATCGGTAAGTGCGTGCTGGGACGGCAGAATTTCCACGGATCCGAGCACACCGAGCCCCATCACCATGAGGAGGTCGGGGTTGCCGCGTTCGAGAACCAACCGGTTGAGTCCGACAACGCCACCCGATCCGGGCAGAACGACGACGTCGGCGGTTGCGGCCCCCTCGTCGGCCAGGGCTTGCACCATGGTTCGGGCAGTGAGGTCGTACCCGCCACCGGCCACTGACGGGACCAGGATGCGCAATTCCTCGGAACTGCCTCCAGCCTGGCCGCCAGTGAGGAAGGACTCGACCGGAGTGCATCCGATCGCCAGCACGAGTGCCATCGCACAGGCACTCAGCAGGGCGATATGCCTGCTCAGCCGCGTCGATGCACTCATGATGATCGTCCTTTCCTGCCTGGTTCGATATGTGAACAGATTTCATACTGGCGCACTTTGTGACTGGAGTCACCATTGGGAACGCAAAGTGCTTTGTGCTCATTGTGCTCACAAACAGCCACTTTCCTACCGCCCGACTACCGCGCTATGGTCTGGCAGATGTCCTCAGGAAACGTGCAGGCCGAGCGCATACCTCTGCGCGCCCGTTTCCGTCGGCGACGACAGACCTTGGCGACACAGCTTCTCGAACTGCAACTATTGATAGTCGTCGCGGTTTTGGTCTGTGTGACCGCACTCTCGCTTGCGCAGTCTTCGGCAAGTTTCCAGCGCGAGGAGGGACGCCGAGCACTCTCGGCGGCCGAGTCGCTTGCCGCCAATCCAGCGGTGCGAGAACTACTCCCCGGTGCGCAGACCCGTATCCGCTCGGGACTACAGGGTTCTGTCGACTCGGTGCGCGCAATCTCGGGCGTCACCTACGTCTCTCTTGTCGATCGGGACGGCACCGTTGTCATCTCCACGCGTCCCGGCGACGTCGGCACTGCCGCACCACAGAGTCAGGGCCGCTCGGAGACGGGGTTGGTCGACACGTCGTCCGGCAAGGCCGTCGAAGCGCAGGTTCCGATTCTCGGCACCGAGGGTTCCATCACGGGCAGTGCGATAGTCGGGATCGAGTATCCGTCGATCTGGACTCGGCTTCTGCAGTCGGCGCCGAACCTCCTGGTGTATCTTGCGGTTGCTTCGGTAATCGGCACGGTCGGCTCGATCCTGTTGGCCCGCAGGGTCAAACGGCAGACCCTCGACATGGAACCGGGCGAGATCCTGGATCTGGTTCGCCACCGCGAGGCGATGCTGCGCGGCCTCAAGGAGGGAGTCATCGCTTTCGACGCCCAGGGCCGGGTGGTGCTCATGAGCGAAAGCGCCCACCAACTTCTCGACATCGCCTACGGCAGTGCGGGGAAATACGTCCGCGAACTGGGGCTCGACGATCGGTTGCAGAGTGTTCTGACCTCCGGGACAACGGAATCCGATCAGTTGGTTCTGGTCGGCGATCGGCTCCTTGTTCTCAACACAGTGCTCATCGAGTCCAAAGGCCGCACCATCGGGTCGGTCACCACGTTCCGCGATCGCACCGAATTGCGAACTGTGGAAGAAGAACTCGACGTCACCAAGACCAGCACCGACGCTCTGCGCGCCCACATTCACGAGTTCGACAATCAACTGCACACCATTTCGGGCCTCATCCAGTTGGGCGAATACGACGAAGTTGTCGGCTACGTCGAGGGGTTGACCATGGACCGGGCACAGATCAGCGCGGCGGTCACCGACAAGATCGCCGACGTGGGCACCGCCGCTCTTGTCATTGCCAAGATCGGCGCGGCGGCACAGGGATTCGTGACAGTCGAACTGTCGGACGATTCGGATCTGGGCACGCTCGAACGCGCGCTCGGGCGCGATGTGGCGACGGTGGTCGGAAACCTCGTCGACAATGCCGTCGATGCCGTCGCCGAGATGACGGAGGCAACTCGACGCACAGTTCGGTTGTCGATTCGCAGCCTCGGTACCTCCGTCGAAGTGCGTGTCGAGGACGCCGGCCCCGGTATCACGCCCGATAATCGCGAGCGGGTGTTCAGCCAGGGGTGGAGTACCAAGGGACAATCGAGTGACGGGCACGGGTTCGGTTTGGCCCTGGTGCGCTTGACCTGTCGGCGGCGCGGCGGTGACGTCTCCGTGAGCACGCGCGCTGCGGAGGGTCTCGAGTGGACGGTCTTCACGGCAGTGCTGCGCCGAACCGATTCCAATGACGGAGAGAGCACATGATCCGAGTTCTGGTAGTCGACGACGACTTCATGGTTGCGCGTGTGCACAGCGGATTTGTCTCGCGGATAGACGGTTTCGAGGTGTGCGGTGTTGCCCACTCAGCCGAGGCTGCACTCGCCGCGGTCGGAGAATTGATTCCCGATCTGGTGCTTCTCGACGTCCACCTGCCCGGAACGACGGGGCTCGATCTGATCGCTCCGTTCCGGGAGCTGGTTCCCGAGCTTGATGTTCTGGTGATCACCAGCGAGCGCGAGGCAGGCTCGGTGAAGAAGGCACTACGCAGCGGGGTTGTGCATTACCTGATGAAGCCGTTCACATTCGACGTTCTCCGTGATCGCCTCGAGCGGTACCGGTCGACCTACGCGAACCTCGACAGTGCGGGCGAAGCCGAACAGACCGCCGTCGACGAAGCATTCGGTGTAGCAGGCGTCGTGGCTGCCTCCTTGCCGAAGGGTTTGAGCCCCGAGACCCTGCGGTTGGTCGAGGACGCACTGCGCGGAGAAGCCGAACCCGCCTCGGCAACAGATATTTCCGAACGCGTCGGCATCTCACGGGCCAGCGCTCGCCGTTACCTCGAGCACCTGTGCGCGAGCGGGCAGTCCACTACGTCTCTGAAGTACGGAGTGGTGGGCCGCCCGGAACGACGCTACATCTGGAAACGCTGAGACGCAGCGCTACTGATTCGGATCGTATCCCGGCACCGACGAAAGCGTCTCGAAGGTGCGTGCCCTCCCCCATTCCACGTGCGAGTAGGCAACTGCCGCAGCTAGTTCGACGTCGGCTTGGGCAATGGCTTCGACCAGGGCGACGTGCTCGCCGTGGCGTTTGGCGGGATCTCGTTCCATGTTTGCCACGTTCAGTCGCTCACTACGTTCCCGCAACGGTTCGGTGATGGTCACGTACAGCGTGTTACCTGCCAGCGCTTCGATTCCCTTGTGTACCTGCCCACTCGAGTAGTGAAATGCGTCGAGATCACCGCCGTCCAGGGCGACGCCTGCCCGTTCGAGCGCCCCCATCAGCACCGACGCGTCCGCACCGCGAACCACCGCTGCAGCCGCCTTTTTCGCGATCAGCGGTTCGAGCGCCGATCGGATGTCGTACAACTCGTCGACGCCGCTTCGCGTGACAAAGGTGACCACTGCCGGCCGGCGCTTCGACAGCTTCACCAAACCGGCGGCTTCCAGTAGCGGAAGCGCCTCACGGATCGGTACCCGGGAAACGTCGAGTTCTGCACTGATGTCGCGTTCGGGTAGCGGCTCTCCTGCGCGCAGGCGGCCGTCGAGAATCCGCGCCCGGATTTCGTCGAACACAACACGTGACAGGCTTTCCGGTCTCTCTGGTGCGCCCACTTGGGTTATGGCTCCTCTTTCGTCGATGTTCTCCCACACGATATCCAGCGCACCGAAACACCGTCGTTGGTATACCAACTATGCATGTGACTCCTGGCTCGATCCATGTGATCACCCCAATCTGCAGGTCGTACACACAAGATATACGCACTTGGAAACACAATTGTTACGGCCGGGCAATCGCTTCGCCGAAAACCGGACATAGATTCCTGAACCAGCTCAGGTATACCAATTGGCTCTTTTTACCGTCCTCGAACAGACGAAAGGCACCGCAATGGTGACTGTTGATCCACACACGAAACCGCACGGCGAACCACCCATCGAGCGCACGAGTCTCAGCAACCAGATCGAGGCGTCGTACAGCAAGATCGGTATCACCTCTGCCCATATCGGCATCGTCGCGATGGTTCTGTTCGGTGTCTTCTTCGACGCGATCGAGCAGAACACCGTCGGAATCGCCGGTCCCGCTCTCAAGGAACAGTGGGGAATCGGCGGAACCCAAATCGGGCTCCTGAACACAGCGACGTTCACCGCCGTTGCCTTGGGCCGACTCCTTGCCGGGGCGTTGATGGACCGCTTCGGACGCCGAACCCTGCTCGGCGCAAACCTGTTGGTATTTGCCGTTGGTTCGTTGCTGTGTGCACTGGCACCGAATTACGAGGTCCTCGTCGGTGCGCGGTTCCTCGTCGGATTGGGCCTGGGCGGCGAAATCGCTACGGCCGTGATCATGCTGTCCGAGTTCTTCTCCGCAAAGCACCGCGGCACCGCTGTCGGCCTGATCAATGTTGCCGCAGCAGGTTTGGGAAATATGCTCGCTCCGCTCTTCGGTGTCATCGTCTTTGCCGTCTTCTCCGGTGACAACGCCTGGCGCTGGCTCTTCGGTGTGCTGATCCTGCCGGCCTTGGCGGTTGTCGTCTATCGCCGGGCGTTGCCGGAAACACCGCGCTATCTTGCCGCGACCGGACGGATCGACGAAGCAAACATCGTGATCAATCGCCTTGCCCAGGGCAAACTTCGGGGCGAACTCGAGGTTCAGGAACAGTATCTCGACGCGTCGACGGTCGCAGAAGTCTCCACGACGCAAACCACGCGATGGACCGAGATGTTCGGAAAGCGGTATCGCCGCGCAACACTCGCACTGGGCACCGCGGTGTGCATGTCCTACGCGGCTCAGATCTCGATGCTGACCCTGATCCCCGTCATTCTCACCGAGCGCGGCATGTCGATCACCAGCGCGCTGTGGTACACGCTGATCATGCAGTCCGGTTCGTTGGTCGGCGCGCTGACAGCAGCCATGATCGCTCGTCGTTTGCCCCGCAAGGTCACACTGACCGCCGCTGCGATCTTCGGCGTCGTTGCCGGTCTGGGGTTCGGGTTCTTTGCGGTCAACATGCCGCTTGTCCTCATCTTCGGAGCACTGTTCAACTTCTGCGTCATCGTCCTCAACACCACGATCTGGCTGTTTGCGCCGGAGCAGTACCCGACGCGCATCCGCGGGCTCGCCACGTCGGTCATCCTCGCCCTGGGTTCACTGTCGGGCGGATTGTTCCCGTTGATCGCGGGTGCAGTTCTCGACGCATCCGGTGTCGGAGCCATGTTCGCGATGCTTGCCGGCCTGTTCGCGGTTTGCGCCATCGCCGTTCAGTTCCCCAGAGAAACCGTGGGTCAGCCCATGCCGGAGGATGACTGATCATGCCCACCGATACCGATCACCCCCGCACCATCCTGCTCGTCAATCCGAACACCAACCCCGACACCACCGATCGCATGGTCGCCAAGGCCAACACGGTGTTGACCGGCACAGGTTTCCGCACGGTCGGTGTCACGGCGGCGCGCGGTCCGAAGATGATCGTCGAACCGCAGGCGTTGGCGGACTCTGCTCGGTGGGCGGTCGACGCAGCGATGGCGGGTATCGATCGGTTTCAACCGGTCGCGGTGATCGTCAGCGCGTTCGGCGATCCCGGCACCGAAGAACTACGCTCTCGCATCGAGATCCCCGTCATCGGTATCGGCCAGGCCTCGATTCTAGAAGCCGCGCATAATGGTCGACGCTTTGCCATCGCCACCACCACCGGACTGCTCGCCGACGCGATGAACGATCTTGTCCACTGGTATTGCCCGACAGGCGATTACGCCGGGCTGTGGTTGACCGAGGGAGATCCCCTTGCGCTGGCGCAGGACACCACTGCCAGCGTCCGTCAGTTGGGGAACGCGATCGACGGGGCAGTCGCGGCGGGCGCGCGCGCCGTGGTGATCGGCGGCGGGCCGCTGAGTGAACCCGCACAAGTACTTTCGCTGCGCACCGACGCCACGGTAATCGAACCTATTCCCAGCGCCGTCCGGAAAGTGCTGGCGGAGTTCAGGGTGCCGGAGTGCAGTGTAACCGGAAGCTGACACGGTTTTTGTGAAGTGAGCAGCCCCTGCATCGTGATGCAGGGGCTGCTCACTCCGGGAAAACTATGCTCACTTCTAAACTGCATTCACTCCTACACAGCGCGGTCGCTGGTCTCCCAGTACTGCGCGCGCAGAGCCTTCTTGTCGGGTTTGCCGAGCGGTGTCAGCGGCAGGCTGTCCACGAAATCGATGCTCTTGGGTGCGTGCACTGATCCCTTGGCCGCCTTCACCCGTTCGACCAGTTCCTCGGCGGCGACGGTGAGCCCGCCGCGCAAGACCACGCAGGCCTTGACGGCTTCACCCCACTTGTCGTCCGGTACACCCACTACCGCCACGGAGGCGACGGACGGGTGCGCGGAGATCACGTCCTCGATTTCGCGCGGGAACACGTTGAAGCCGCCCGTCACGATCATGTCCTTCTTGCGATCGACGATGGACAGGAAGCCGTCGACATCCTTGCGCGCGATGTCGCCGGTGTGCAGCCAGCCGCCGCGGAAGGCTTCAGCGGTTTCGGCGGGCTTCTTCCAGTACCCCTTCATGACCAACGGCCCTCGGACGCAGATCTCTCCGAGTTCGCCCTGCGGCACTTCGTTCAGGTCGTCGTCGAGCAGCCGGACGTCGAGCCATGGCACCGGACGGCCACACGTGGCAAGGCGGGCCGGGTCGTCGGCGAGATGCTCTTCTTTGCGGAGCACCGAGATGGTCATGCCGCATTCGCTCTGACCGTAGAACTGGAAGAAGATCTGCCCGAACTTCTTGATGCCTTCCTGCAAGCGTGCCGGTGACATCGCGGACGCACCGTAGAAGAGCGTCTGCAGACTCGAGACGTCCCGCTTCTCGAGGTCCGGATGGTCCATGAGCATGTAGATCATGGTGGGCACCAACATGGTTGCGGTGATCTTGTACTTTTCGATCGCTTCGAGAACTGCTCCGGGCTCGAAGGCCGGCAGCACGATCAGCGCGCCGCCGCGCAGGAGCGTCGGAGTGAAGAAGGCGGCACCGGCATGGGAAAGCGGCGTGCAGATGAGGAAGCGATTCTCCTCGGGCCACTGCCATTCCGACATCTGGATCTGGTTGAGCGCCGCGCCCGAACGGAAGGACCCGATAACACCTTTGGGCTTTCCGGTGGTGCCGCCGGTGTACACCATGCTGCTGGCGTCCTCGGCGTCGACGTGCGCGGCCTTCAGTGGCGCCGGCTCGAAAGTTGCCGCGAGAGCCAGGATGTCGACGCCGATCTCGGACGGGCCCATCGACAAGATCGTGGTCAACGACGGCGACGACGCCGTCAACTCGGCGGCCCGGTCCTCGAAAGCGTTGGGGTCGAAGATGAGGGTCTCGATCTCGGCGTCGTCGACGATGTACTTGTGGTCGTCGAGTGAGCCCATCGGATTGAGAGCACTGGCGCGACAACCGGTGATCATGGTGGCGCCCATGCTGATGAGCACTTCGGGACGGTTCTTGGAGAGCATCGCCGTACTGGTGCCCTGCGTGATTCCGAGCGAAGCGAGTGCCTGGGCGAAGCAGCTGATCTGATCGCGCATCTGTCCGCCGGTGAGAACAACGTCGCCGATGTACAGCGCCGGCTTGTCGTGGTTCCGTTCGAGGGCGGTGATGAGCAGGTCCGGACCGTAAATCGGTCGGTGGAGGTCAGCAAACTCGTCTGTCATCTGGTCTTCCTTCTGCTCGGCGTGCCGTCATCGAGATGTGCTCCCGGTCACGAATACGTTATCCAGAATCGCACAAAACTGGAACAGGTTCCAGAGGGGGTCCGGCTCCTACTGCACTGCAAACGCAATCCGTGCGAGGTCTGCTTCCGTTTCACGCGGCGGCAGGTCATCCAGATCGACCCGGACGGATCGCACCGTCCCCACAAATCGATCCCTGTCGCTGTAATCGGAACTGATTGCGACGCCGTGGCATCGCCCGATTGTGAGCAGTCCGGTTCCACCGATGTAGAACGGTGTTGTCCGCTCGATCCGTTCCGACGCAACAACGGAGCCGTCCACGACAAGCACGATCTGCGCGCCGGCGCCCAATCCGTCGCCCTCGTAGTGCAGTTCCATTCGAAGGTCGTGATGGCCGGGTTCGATCATCATCCCGCTACGAACATGCTGCACGTGCAGATCTGCGACGTTGTTGCAGTACGTCAGGGCGCCGTCGTGCAAATACAGACTCCACCCGCCGTCGGCGCGCGCACCCTGGGCCACAACAACGCCGGTCCGCCCAGCCTCCGACAGTTCGACGTCCGCGGTGATCGCATGCGAACGATTGAACAGTTTGGGTGCCGCATCCGGCAGCAAGGGCGGCATCGATCCGGGATAGGTGTGCGAACTCCGCGCCGGTTTCACCGCGCCCTTACGCATCCGCTGCATCCGAGTGTTGTCGAGTAAGACCTGGTTTCGGTCCGCCTCGCGTTCGAACACCGCTTGAAGTTCGGCGAGCTTGTCCGGCCGGGTCGACGCCAGGTCGACGGCTTCGGTCCAGTCGGCGTTGGTGTCGTACAGCTCCCAGACATCATCTTCGAAGGGCTTGTCGCCGGATGCCGCCTGCATCGGGACGCGGTGAGCGGTACACGCCACCCAGCCCTCGTGGTAGATCCCGCGATTGCCGAAGATCTCGAAATATTGCGTGGTCCGCTGATCACGCGCCTGCGGATTGTCGAAGCTGTAGAGCATCGACACTCCGTCCATCGGCTGCTGTGCCACGCCGCCGACAATGTCCGGTTGAGCGATTCCCGCAGCCTCGAGCACTGTGGGAACAACGTCGGACACAAAGTGCCATTGCTCGCGAATCTCGCCGCCCGAGTTGATTCCGGACGGCCAGTGCACGATCAACGGATTTCGGGTGCCGCCGTAGTGCGACGCGACCTGCTTCACCCACTGGTACGGCGTATCCATCGCGAGCGCCCACCCGATCGGGTATTGCGGAGCCGTGCTCGGCCCACCCAATTCCGCGCTCTTGGCGATGATCCGTGCCGACGTGTCCTGCAGTCCGTTGAAAAGGATTCCCTCGTTAGCGGTGCCGAGCATGCCGCCTTCACCGGCCGCGCCGTTGTCGCCGAGAATGTAGAAAACCAGGGTATTTTCGAGCGAGCCCATAGCTTCGAGCGCGTCGATCACCCGACCGACCTGAGCGTCGGTGTGCTCGGCAAAACCTGCGTACAACTCCATGAGCAATTCCGCCGCACGACAATCTTCGTCGCTCATCGAATCCCATTCCGGAATGAAATCAAGCCACGCAGTCAGCTGTCCGTCCTCCGGTACGACGCCCAACTCGTGCTGGCGTGCCACAGTGATGTCGCGCTGACGGTTCCACCCGTGTGCAAACTTACCGGCATATTTGTCCCGCCACTGCGCAGGCACCTGAAGGGGTGAATGTGTCGCTCCCAGAGCCAGATACGTGAAGAACGGTTTGTCCGGCGCAGCCGCCTGTTGGTGGCGCACCCAGTCGACAAGGTGGTCGGCGAGGTCTTCGGAGAGGTGGTAGCCCTCGGCCGGACCTGCCGGGGCGTCCACGGGAGTAATGCCGTTGTAG
The nucleotide sequence above comes from Rhodococcus sp. KBS0724. Encoded proteins:
- a CDS encoding tripartite tricarboxylate transporter substrate binding protein, yielding MSASTRLSRHIALLSACAMALVLAIGCTPVESFLTGGQAGGSSEELRILVPSVAGGGYDLTARTMVQALADEGAATADVVVLPGSGGVVGLNRLVLERGNPDLLMVMGLGVLGSVEILPSQHALTDATPIARLMDEPEAVLVPADSPITTLAGLTSAWTQDPSSISIGGGSSEGGPDGLFRLLLARAVGVDPSLSPARTYDGGGELLPALLTGQVDVAATGLGEYLDQIAAGTVRVLAVSSPQRSPAVDAPTLAELGVDVIFTNWRGLMAPPGLTDDQRLRLQTLVTDLTSSPRWNELSRRNGWNSAVLTEPEFSEFLRDQSRFVAATLDAQSLN
- a CDS encoding AMP-binding protein — its product is MTDEFADLHRPIYGPDLLITALERNHDKPALYIGDVVLTGGQMRDQISCFAQALASLGITQGTSTAMLSKNRPEVLISMGATMITGCRASALNPMGSLDDHKYIVDDAEIETLIFDPNAFEDRAAELTASSPSLTTILSMGPSEIGVDILALAATFEPAPLKAAHVDAEDASSMVYTGGTTGKPKGVIGSFRSGAALNQIQMSEWQWPEENRFLICTPLSHAGAAFFTPTLLRGGALIVLPAFEPGAVLEAIEKYKITATMLVPTMIYMLMDHPDLEKRDVSSLQTLFYGASAMSPARLQEGIKKFGQIFFQFYGQSECGMTISVLRKEEHLADDPARLATCGRPVPWLDVRLLDDDLNEVPQGELGEICVRGPLVMKGYWKKPAETAEAFRGGWLHTGDIARKDVDGFLSIVDRKKDMIVTGGFNVFPREIEDVISAHPSVASVAVVGVPDDKWGEAVKACVVLRGGLTVAAEELVERVKAAKGSVHAPKSIDFVDSLPLTPLGKPDKKALRAQYWETSDRAV
- a CDS encoding ATP-binding protein, which translates into the protein MSSGNVQAERIPLRARFRRRRQTLATQLLELQLLIVVAVLVCVTALSLAQSSASFQREEGRRALSAAESLAANPAVRELLPGAQTRIRSGLQGSVDSVRAISGVTYVSLVDRDGTVVISTRPGDVGTAAPQSQGRSETGLVDTSSGKAVEAQVPILGTEGSITGSAIVGIEYPSIWTRLLQSAPNLLVYLAVASVIGTVGSILLARRVKRQTLDMEPGEILDLVRHREAMLRGLKEGVIAFDAQGRVVLMSESAHQLLDIAYGSAGKYVRELGLDDRLQSVLTSGTTESDQLVLVGDRLLVLNTVLIESKGRTIGSVTTFRDRTELRTVEEELDVTKTSTDALRAHIHEFDNQLHTISGLIQLGEYDEVVGYVEGLTMDRAQISAAVTDKIADVGTAALVIAKIGAAAQGFVTVELSDDSDLGTLERALGRDVATVVGNLVDNAVDAVAEMTEATRRTVRLSIRSLGTSVEVRVEDAGPGITPDNRERVFSQGWSTKGQSSDGHGFGLALVRLTCRRRGGDVSVSTRAAEGLEWTVFTAVLRRTDSNDGEST
- a CDS encoding GntR family transcriptional regulator produces the protein MGAPERPESLSRVVFDEIRARILDGRLRAGEPLPERDISAELDVSRVPIREALPLLEAAGLVKLSKRRPAVVTFVTRSGVDELYDIRSALEPLIAKKAAAAVVRGADASVLMGALERAGVALDGGDLDAFHYSSGQVHKGIEALAGNTLYVTITEPLRERSERLNVANMERDPAKRHGEHVALVEAIAQADVELAAAVAYSHVEWGRARTFETLSSVPGYDPNQ
- a CDS encoding MFS transporter, translated to MVTVDPHTKPHGEPPIERTSLSNQIEASYSKIGITSAHIGIVAMVLFGVFFDAIEQNTVGIAGPALKEQWGIGGTQIGLLNTATFTAVALGRLLAGALMDRFGRRTLLGANLLVFAVGSLLCALAPNYEVLVGARFLVGLGLGGEIATAVIMLSEFFSAKHRGTAVGLINVAAAGLGNMLAPLFGVIVFAVFSGDNAWRWLFGVLILPALAVVVYRRALPETPRYLAATGRIDEANIVINRLAQGKLRGELEVQEQYLDASTVAEVSTTQTTRWTEMFGKRYRRATLALGTAVCMSYAAQISMLTLIPVILTERGMSITSALWYTLIMQSGSLVGALTAAMIARRLPRKVTLTAAAIFGVVAGLGFGFFAVNMPLVLIFGALFNFCVIVLNTTIWLFAPEQYPTRIRGLATSVILALGSLSGGLFPLIAGAVLDASGVGAMFAMLAGLFAVCAIAVQFPRETVGQPMPEDD
- a CDS encoding aspartate/glutamate racemase family protein — encoded protein: MPTDTDHPRTILLVNPNTNPDTTDRMVAKANTVLTGTGFRTVGVTAARGPKMIVEPQALADSARWAVDAAMAGIDRFQPVAVIVSAFGDPGTEELRSRIEIPVIGIGQASILEAAHNGRRFAIATTTGLLADAMNDLVHWYCPTGDYAGLWLTEGDPLALAQDTTASVRQLGNAIDGAVAAGARAVVIGGGPLSEPAQVLSLRTDATVIEPIPSAVRKVLAEFRVPECSVTGS
- a CDS encoding arylsulfatase, translated to MTGKAPNVLIVLVDDMGFGATSPFGGPIEMPTAQRLSDHGLKYNRFHTTALCSPTRASLLTGRNPHAVGFGTVTNFESADPGYNCTRPDSAATLAMTLLENGYNTAAFGKWHQTPGVETGPAGPFDRWPTGEGFEHFYGFLGGSTDQYYPALYNGITPVDAPAGPAEGYHLSEDLADHLVDWVRHQQAAAPDKPFFTYLALGATHSPLQVPAQWRDKYAGKFAHGWNRQRDITVARQHELGVVPEDGQLTAWLDFIPEWDSMSDEDCRAAELLMELYAGFAEHTDAQVGRVIDALEAMGSLENTLVFYILGDNGAAGEGGMLGTANEGILFNGLQDTSARIIAKSAELGGPSTAPQYPIGWALAMDTPYQWVKQVASHYGGTRNPLIVHWPSGINSGGEIREQWHFVSDVVPTVLEAAGIAQPDIVGGVAQQPMDGVSMLYSFDNPQARDQRTTQYFEIFGNRGIYHEGWVACTAHRVPMQAASGDKPFEDDVWELYDTNADWTEAVDLASTRPDKLAELQAVFEREADRNQVLLDNTRMQRMRKGAVKPARSSHTYPGSMPPLLPDAAPKLFNRSHAITADVELSEAGRTGVVVAQGARADGGWSLYLHDGALTYCNNVADLHVQHVRSGMMIEPGHHDLRMELHYEGDGLGAGAQIVLVVDGSVVASERIERTTPFYIGGTGLLTIGRCHGVAISSDYSDRDRFVGTVRSVRVDLDDLPPRETEADLARIAFAVQ
- a CDS encoding response regulator, which translates into the protein MIRVLVVDDDFMVARVHSGFVSRIDGFEVCGVAHSAEAALAAVGELIPDLVLLDVHLPGTTGLDLIAPFRELVPELDVLVITSEREAGSVKKALRSGVVHYLMKPFTFDVLRDRLERYRSTYANLDSAGEAEQTAVDEAFGVAGVVAASLPKGLSPETLRLVEDALRGEAEPASATDISERVGISRASARRYLEHLCASGQSTTSLKYGVVGRPERRYIWKR